From a region of the Gemmatimonadota bacterium genome:
- a CDS encoding cupin domain-containing protein, which produces PSPDVHTDPARPGFYATRLWVTDSTPARTRGVRETLDLPHTIEPPAMGSNFRYYEFPPDATYIGKVGRSAVEEYFDAMGSPGAGTYDKGAPHPYMQRTKTLDFCYILEGEITLVLDKEEVDLKEGDTVVQRGTNHAWSNRSEKPCIVIVSSHDATDEA; this is translated from the coding sequence CCGTCTCCCGATGTCCACACCGACCCTGCCCGCCCGGGCTTCTACGCGACCCGGCTCTGGGTGACGGATAGCACGCCGGCCCGCACCAGGGGCGTCCGCGAAACCCTCGATCTGCCCCATACCATCGAGCCGCCGGCCATGGGGTCGAATTTCCGCTATTACGAATTCCCCCCGGACGCCACCTATATCGGCAAGGTGGGCCGGAGCGCGGTCGAGGAATATTTCGACGCCATGGGCTCGCCGGGCGCCGGCACCTACGACAAAGGCGCGCCCCATCCGTATATGCAGAGAACCAAAACCTTGGATTTCTGCTACATCCTGGAAGGTGAGATCACCCTTGTACTCGACAAGGAAGAGGTAGACCTCAAAGAGGGCGATACCGTCGTCCAGCGCGGAACCAACCACGCCTGGTCCAACCGGTCGGAAAA